The DNA sequence TTGCGCAGCCCGGCACCGACAGCGATCGTGGCCGCGGAATCGACCGAATGCTCGCTCCCGTCGCGGTCGACGACGGCGCCGCCGGCCTCGCGCACCAGCAGCACACCGGCCATCGTGTCCCACGGGTTGTTGGCCAGAATCAGTGCTGCGTCGAGCTTTCCGTCCGCCACCCACGCCAGGTCGATCGCCGCGCTGCCGTACATCCTGATCTTCTGCGCCCGCGCGCCCAGGTCCGAAAGGAGCAACAGCCGGGCGCGGTTCTTCTCGTCCGCGAGTTCACCGATCGCGAAGTCACCCACGGCGATCATGGCGTCCGACATCTCCGTCGCCGTGGACGCGCCGACCCGCTCTCCGTTCGCGAAGGCGCCTTCGCCTTCCGCGGCCGTGTAGGTGACGCCCAGGTACGGCAGTGTGATCGCCGCGACCGCGCTCTGCGCGCCGTCCACCAGCGCCAGGGAAATCCCGCACAGTGGAATTCCGCGCGCGAAGTTCGCGGTCCCGTCGATCGGGTCGAGCGCCCACCAGCGATCACCGTCGTCACCGCTGCGCCCGCGCTCCTCGCCGAGGACGCCGATCTCCGGCGTCTCGGCGGCGAGGAACTCGCGCAGCGCGTCCTCGACCGCCGTGTCGACGTCGGTCACCAGGTCACGATCACCTTTCGCGGAAACGGAAAAACTCGGGCGCGACCGGATGATCGCGGTCGCTCGCGCCACGGCCTCGCGCGCGACGTCCAGGAGTGCGGCATGCTCGCTCATGCCACCAACATAGAGAAGGGCCTCGCGATGACCGACCTGTTCCCGCTCACGACCACCGCCGACGAGCAGCGGCGGCGGGCGGCGGTCGCGGTGCTGCCGGTCGGCAGCTTCGAGCAGCACGGCGCGCACCTGCCGCTGGTGACAGACACGGTGATCGCGGCGACGCTGGCCCAGGCCGTCGCCGGCGCGTACCCGGTGCTGCACCTGCCCCCGCTTCCGATCTCCTGCTCGCACGAGCACGCCGCCTGGCCCGGCACGGTCAGCGTCTCCGCGCGGACGTTGCACGCTGTCGTCACCGACGTCGCGGATTCGCTCCGCGCGTCCGGCGTGGACCGGCTCGTGCTGGTCAACGGGCACGGCGGCAACTACGTACTGTCCAATGTGGTCCAAGAGAGCGCCGGCGGGATGGCGCTGTTCCCCGGCGTCGCGGACTGGCAGGCCGCGCACACCGCGGCCGGCCTGCGGACGTCACTGGACGACGACATGCACGCGGGCGAGCTGGAGACGTCGATCCTGCTGCACGCCCACCCGCACCTGGTCCGGCCCGGCTACGAGACGGCCGACCACGTCACCGACCGCGAACACCTGCTGACGCTGGGCCTGCGGGCGTACACGGAGTCGGGCGTCGTCGGCCGTCCGTCGCTGGCGACCGCGGCGAAGGGACACGTCGTGCTGGACACGCTGGTCCAGCGCTTCGCCGCCGTCCTGGAGGTGCTAGGCGCCTGACAGGTGCGGGAGCAGGTGGTCCATCCGCTCGGCCTTCGTCCGGAGATAGCGGAGGCTCTCCGGATTCGGCGGAACCAGCAGCGGAACCAGCTCACTGATCCGGATTCCGTAGCGGGTGAGCTGGTTGGCCTTTTCCGGGTTGTTCGACAGCAACCGCACCGAGCGGACCCCCAGGTCGGCCAGGATGCCGGCCGCCGAGTGGTAGTCGCGGGCGTCGATCGGCAGGCCGAGGGCCACGTTCGCGTCGACCGTGTCGAGGCCTTCGTCCTGCAGGCGCATCGCCTTGAGCTTGGCCAGCAGGCCGATGCCGCGTCCCTCGTGCCCCTGGACGTAGATCAGCACGCCGGCGCCCTCTTCGACGATCCGGTCCAGGGCCGCCGCGAGCTGGTCGCCGCATTCGCAGTGCGTCGAGGCGAAGACGTCGCCGGTCAGGCACTCGCTGTGGACGCGGGTGAGCGTCCCGAGCTCGGTGATGTCCCCGTGGACCAGGGCGACCTGCTCGGTGCCGGTCCGGTCGAGGTAGCCGACCGCGCGGAAGGTCCCGTGCCGCGTCGGGAGCCGGGTGTCGACCACCCGCTCGACCACGGCCCGGTGCGGCAGGTTTTCGACGGCTTCGCTTGCGGTCATGACTTCAATCCCATCTCCGATTCGACCGGAACGTCGGCCGCCGTGCGCGGGGCGGGAACGACTGTTCCGGCGTGCGGAGCACGGGCCAGGCGGAACCCGGCGACGCTCCGGACGAGCAGGACACCGGCGCCGGGCAGGCTCGCGACCAGCGTGAGCACGCCGTAGACGACGGCGACGGTGACACCTTGGGCGGCCCCGAGACCGGCCGCGCCGAAGAGCAGGGCGCAGACGCCCTCTCGCGGCCCGAAGCCGCCGACGTTGAGCGGGAGACCCATCGCGAGCAGCGCGAGGATCATCAGGGGCAGCAGCTGC is a window from the Amycolatopsis sp. NBC_00355 genome containing:
- a CDS encoding creatininase family protein — protein: MTDLFPLTTTADEQRRRAAVAVLPVGSFEQHGAHLPLVTDTVIAATLAQAVAGAYPVLHLPPLPISCSHEHAAWPGTVSVSARTLHAVVTDVADSLRASGVDRLVLVNGHGGNYVLSNVVQESAGGMALFPGVADWQAAHTAAGLRTSLDDDMHAGELETSILLHAHPHLVRPGYETADHVTDREHLLTLGLRAYTESGVVGRPSLATAAKGHVVLDTLVQRFAAVLEVLGA
- the ribA gene encoding GTP cyclohydrolase II; its protein translation is MTASEAVENLPHRAVVERVVDTRLPTRHGTFRAVGYLDRTGTEQVALVHGDITELGTLTRVHSECLTGDVFASTHCECGDQLAAALDRIVEEGAGVLIYVQGHEGRGIGLLAKLKAMRLQDEGLDTVDANVALGLPIDARDYHSAAGILADLGVRSVRLLSNNPEKANQLTRYGIRISELVPLLVPPNPESLRYLRTKAERMDHLLPHLSGA
- a CDS encoding inositol monophosphatase family protein, translated to MSEHAALLDVAREAVARATAIIRSRPSFSVSAKGDRDLVTDVDTAVEDALREFLAAETPEIGVLGEERGRSGDDGDRWWALDPIDGTANFARGIPLCGISLALVDGAQSAVAAITLPYLGVTYTAAEGEGAFANGERVGASTATEMSDAMIAVGDFAIGELADEKNRARLLLLSDLGARAQKIRMYGSAAIDLAWVADGKLDAALILANNPWDTMAGVLLVREAGGAVVDRDGSEHSVDSAATIAVGAGLRKEIVDALDRAHGVVR